A single Metarhizium brunneum chromosome 5, complete sequence DNA region contains:
- the ure1 gene encoding Urease, which yields MYLSPKELDKLVISQLGLLAQRRLARGVRLNHSEATALIANNLHELIRDGNHSVADLMALGATMLGRRHVLPAVCSTLREIQVEGTFPMGTYLVTVHNPIATDDGDLRRALYGSFLPVPDTEAFPLPPDSEYALDKQPGAVVAVRGRVVLNQNRARIRLRVTSKGDRPIQVGSHYHFIEVNAQLEFDRGRAYGYRLDIAAGTSVRFEPGDTKTVTLVEMGGGRVMRGGNGLASGIVERRRAADVVAGLQAAGFAHVAEADPRGDAVHIDMFQMDRTAYAAMFGPTTGDLVRLGNTHLWIQVERDMTSYGDECKFGGGKTLREGMGQATGRRDVEVLDVVVTNALIVDWTGIYKADIGVKDGLIVGIGKAGSPDVMDGVTPNMVVGSCTDVVAAEGKIVTAGGIDTHIHYICPQQANEALASGITTFLGGGTGPSAGSNATTCTPGKNLIRAMLQACDALPLNIGLTGKGCDSSPEALREQITAGACGLKVHEDWGATPAAIDACLGVCDELDVQCCIHTDTLNESGFVEQTIAAFKGRTIHTYHTEGAGGGHAPDIISVVEHPNVLPASTNPTRPFTNNTLDEHLDMLMVCHHLSKNIPEDVAFAESRIRAETIAAEDVLQDMGAISIMSSDSQAMGRCGEVILRTWNTAHKNKLQRGKLPEDEASDADNFRVRRYVSKYTVNPAIAQGFSHLIGSIEVGKLADLAIWDPAWFGTKPSLVLKAGMAAWAMMGDANGSIPTIQPTIGRPMYAPLVPSTKVLFVSEACISSGTAASYGLRSRVEAVRNCRDIGKKDMRLNDAMPKMKVDPESYVVEADGKVCSAAPAETLPLTQTWYVY from the exons GCCCTGATCGCGAACAACCTCCATGAACTCATCCGCGATGGCAATCACTCGGTCGCGGATCTCATGGCCCTCGGCGCGACGATGCTCGGACGGCGGCACGTCCTCCCGGCGGTGTGCAGCACGCTCCGCGAGATCCAGGTGGAGGGGACGTTCCCCATGGGCACATATCTCGTCACCGTCCACAACCCCATCGccaccgacgacggcgaccTGCGGCGTGCGCTGTACGGCAGCTTCCTCCCCGTGCCGGACACGGAGGCGTTCCCGCTGCCGCCGGACTCGGAGTACGCGCTGGACAAGCAGCCCGGGGCCGTGGTGGCGGTGCGTGGCCGCGTGGTGCTGAACCAGAACCGCGCGAGGATCCGGCTGCGCGTCACGAGCAAGGGCGACCGCCCCATCCAGGTCGGCTCGCACTACCACTTCATCGAGGTCAACGCGCAGCTGGAGTTTGACCGCGGGCGCGCGTACGGCTACCGGCTGGACATTGCGGCAGGCACCTCGGTGCGCTTCGAGCCGGGCGACACCAAGACGGTGACGCTCGTCGAGATGGGCGGCGGGCGCGTTATgcgcggcggcaacggcctCGCCTCGGGCATCGTCGAGCGCCGGCGCGCGGCTGACGTCGTGGCCGGTCTGCAGGCGGCCGGGTTCGCGCAtgtcgccgaggccgaccCGCGCGGCGACGCCGTCCACATCGACATGTTCCAGATGGACCGCACCGCCTACGCCGCCATGTTCGGCCCCACCACCGGCGATCTCGTCCGTCTCGGCAACACCCACCTCTGGATCCAGGTCGAGCGCGACATGACCTCGTACGGCGACGAGTGCaagtttggcggcggcaagacgcTGCGCGAGGGCATGGGCCAGGCCACGGGCCGCCGCGACGTCGAGGtgctcgacgtcgtcgttACCAACGCCCTGATTGTCGACTGGACCGGCATCTACAAGGCCGACATTGGCGTCAAGGACGGCCTCATTGTCGGCATTGGCAAGGCCGGGAGCCCGGACGTCATGGACGGCGTCACCCCCAACATGGTTGTCGGCAGCTGTAccgacgtcgtcgccgccgagggcaagATTGTCACCGCCGGTGGCATTGACACCCACATCCATTACATCTGTCCGCAGCAGGCGAACGAGGCCTTGGCTTCGGGCATAACCACGTTTTTGGGGGGCGGCACCGGTCCGAG CGCCGGTTCCAACGCCACAACCTGCACGCCAGGAAAGAACCTCATCCGCGCCATGCTCCAGGCCTGCGACGCCCTCCCGCTCAACATCGGCCTCACAGGCAAAGGATGCGACTCGTCCCCCGAGGCCCTCCGCGAGCAAATCACAGCCGGGGCATGCGGGCTCAAAGTCCACGAGGACTGGGGCGCGACGCCGGCAGCCATCGACGCCTGCCTCGGCGTGtgcgacgagctcgacgtGCAATGCTGCATCCACACCGACACGCTCAACGAGTCGGGCTTCGTCGAGCAGACCATCGCCGCGTTCAAGGGCCGCACCATCCACACGTACCACACcgagggcgcgggcggcggccacgcgCCCGACATCATCTCCGTCGTCGAGCACCCCAACGTGCTGCCAGCGTCGACCAACCCGACACGGCCCTTCACCAACAACACGCTCGACGAGCACCTCGACATGCTCATGGTGTGCCACCACCTGTCCAAGAACATCCCCGAGGACGTGGCCTTTGCCGAGTCGCGCATCCGCGCCGAAaccattgccgccgaggacgtgCTGCAGGACATGGGCgccatcagcatcatgaGCTCCGACTCGCAGGCCATGGGCCGCTGCGGCGAGGTCATCCTGCGCACCTGGAACACGGCgcacaagaacaagctccAGCGCGGCAAGCtgcccgaggacgaggcctCCGACGCCGACAACTTCAGGGTCCGCCGCTACGTGAGCAAGTACACGGTGAATCCCGCCATCGCCCAGGGCTTCTCCCACCTCATCGGCAGCATCGAGGTAGGCAAGCTGGCGGACCTGGCCATCTGGGACCCGGCTTGGTTCGGTACGAAGCCGTCGCTTGTGCTCAAGGCCGGAATGGCGGCCTGGGCAATGATG GGCGACGCGAATGGCTCCATCCCCACGATCCAACCCACCATCGGGCGTCCCATGTACGCGCCGCTCGTGCCCAGCACCAAGGTGCTCTTCGTCTCGGAGGCGTGCATCTCCTCGGGGACGGCCGCGTCGTACGGCCTCCGAAGCCGCGTTGAGGCCGTCCGCAACTGCAGAGACATAGGCAAGAAGGACATGCGCCTGAATGACGCCATGCCCAAGATGAAGGTCGACCCCGAGAGCTATGTCGTCGAGGCGGATGGCAAAGTGTGCAGCGCCGCACCGGCGGAGACGTTGCCGCTGACGCAGACGTGGTACGTTTACTAG